AACCTCAATAGGTAAGAGCACTGTTATCAAGGAATTTACGTTGAAGTCTGATGAAAAGATAGCTGATCTCGGTACGCTATATAGTTCGGAAGAGACTAATGAACTCAAGGGAGTTGAGATTGTGGCTCAAAAGCCATTGGTAAAGGTTGACATTGATAAGATAGAATATAACATTCAGGATGACCCGGATTCTAAAACAAACTCCGTGTTGGAGATGCTTCGTAAAGTGCCTTTAGTAACTGTAGATGGTGAAGATAACATAAAGGTAAACGGAAGCAGTAGCTTCAAGGTACAGGTAAATGGAAGACCCAATAATATGATGAGTAATAACCCCACGGAGGTGCTCAAAAGCATGCCTGCTAATTCCATTAAATATATCGAAGTAATTACAAACCCTGGAGCCAAGTATGATGCCGAAGGGATAGGCGGCATTCTGAACATTGTTACCGTGGGTGGCGGGTTTGAAGGCTATACGGTTACATTAAGTGGTGATGTAAGCAATAGAGGTGTTGGAGGTAGTGTTTATGGTACGGTGAAAAAGGATAAACTAACAGTGACTGGCAACTATAGTTACAGAAAGAACGACTACCCTAAGAGTTATTCTGATTTGATGAGGGAAGATACAAAAGCTAGTACTCATTTAAATACCCACAATTCGAACTCAAATGATGGTTCCTTCCAATATGGGAATCTAGAAGCGAGTTATGAGATAGATACACTGCGTCTGATTACCCTTTCGTTTGGACTTTATGGTAGGAGTAATAATGGAAATGGGAATGGAAACACTGAGTTGACAGATGCGGCAAACAATTCGATCTATAGTTATGATATGAATAGTAATAACGATAATTCCTGGTATTCTATTCGCGGAAATATAGATTATCAGCGACTGTTTAAGGTAAAAAATCGCATGCTCACGTTTTCTTATAAGATAAATACACGGCCTCAGACTTCAGACTCTTATACACGCTATACGAACTCTTCTATACCTGATGAATGGAGACAGAAGTTAAACCTTCAGGATCAGCATTCGGATGGTGAGACCAATAGTTCGGAGCATACTTTTCAGGCTGACTACGTCACTCCTTTGGGTAAGTTACATACTGTAGAAACCGGAGTAAAGTATATTATTCGTAATAATACGAGTGATAATAAATTCTATTTGGCAGATAGTGGTAGTGATGATTACTCTTACAGTGACGCGAGAAGTAGTAAATATGAGCACTTGAATGATATTTTAGCTGCTTATGGAGGATATACTTTCAGATATAAGGCTTTCTCGGCAAAAGCAGGACTAAGATATGAACATACTATTCAGGATGTGAAATATCTTGTGGGTAAAGGGCGTGACTTCAAAGTCAATCTTGATGACATGGTTCCCTCGGTCAGTTTGGGTATCAAGATTGGTAAAACACAGAATCTTCGTGGAGGCTATAATATGCGGATCCGGAGACCGAGTATTTATTTCTTGAATCCGTATCGCGATGAAAGTAATCCAACGAGTATCAGTTATGGTAATCCGGAATTGAAGAGTGAAAAAGGTCATGTGTTTACCCTTAGTTATAGCAGTTTTACGTCTAAGTTTAACTTAAATTTGTCGCTGAGACATTCCTTTAATAATAATGGAATTGAGAGCTATAGTTTCTTAAAAGATGGTGTACTTAACAATACGTATAAGAATATCGGGAAGAGTCGTAGCTCTGGATTAAGTCTGTATGCTAATTGGAATGCATCGCCTATGACTCGCTTATATATGAATGCCAGCGGTGCATATAGTGATTATCGTAGTCCGGCGCAAGGTTTGAAGAACACCGGTTGGGATGGTTTTCTCTACGGTGGCATTCAGCATACTTTTCCCCTCGAGATACGTCTCAGTCTGAATTTGATGGGAGCAACTCCTCAGACTATGCTGCAAGGGCGCGGCAGTGGTTTCTATGATTATAGCATGAGTCTTAATCGTTCTTTCCTCAAGAAACGACTTACTTTAAGCGCGTTTGCAGGAAATTTCTTGAAAAAATATACCTCTAGCTCTTCTCATATTCAAGGTGACGGCTTTAAACAAAGCAGCGATAACAGATATTCGCGCCAACGCTTCGGGGTGAGCATCAGTTATCGTTTAGGCGAGTTGAAAGCTAGTGTGAAGAAAGCCGTTCGTGGTATTAATAATGATGACGTAAAGAGTGGAGAAGGAGAAGTTAATGAAGAGGTAAAATAATCTTTGCTATTTCATTACTTGTGACATGTGGTCTTTTATCGAAACACTTGACTTTGTCTTTGTAATGTTGTATATTTGTAAACGTAATCATAAAATATATTCAGATTAAACTATAGTAAAAGGGAGAAGTTTCAACTTCTCCCTTTTTTGTGTGAACACACTGTCTGCAATTCACAATCCCGGCTCAGTTTGAAAGCTTGGGGGGTAACAATGCTTACTATCTCTTATGCATATATTTTAGTGAGTCTAAAGAGAAAAAAAATCATGTCTACCATTCCTTTTTGCCACGGATGGGGAAATCTTGAACTTCTATTTCGGGAAAGAAGCCTTTAGAGTGAAGGGATAGGTGCGAGTACTCGCTAGGAAGAACAAACTTCTCTTCTAGATAAAGAATAAAGCAGCTTTCCTGATTTATACTATCCACAAGGTCAAAGTAATCAAGCATGCCTGAAGGAAGGAATAAACTTAGAGCCGCCAAAGGACTCAAGGGGGAAGATTCGGATTTTCTTTTCATCAAGCAAAAATAAGCTTTTAACGAAATCCCCAAGTTTTCAAACTGACCCCATTCTTCTTATTCAGATTATCTAAAATTTATGCTTAACAGGACAATCCCACAGGATTTCGGTATGATCCGAAGTTGTACCGTTGAACTTAGACTCTTCCTGTTCGTAATAAGAAAAAAGGTCTTCAAGAAAACTTCTTGAAGACCTTTTTCGTGCGGATGATAGGACTCGAACCTACACGTCTCACGACACCAGATCCTAAGTCTGGCGCGGCTACCAATTACGCCACATCCGCATGGTAGTCTGCATTAAGGTAACGACTTACCTTGTTTTGCGGTGCAAAGATAAGTAGTTTTTTCGTTTTGGCAAATAATTTGGCAATAAACTTCATACAGATTGTCTGAATAACCCAATAGATGCTATTGTGGCATGTTGTGAGGGGTAATAAAAAGTTTAGTTTTTCAGAAATGCACGTGCCTCTTCTATAATCGTATCTACCTTTTTGTTCTCATCGCTACTGAGTAATCCTACTTGAATATCTGGTTCTATACCAAATTCTATTTGGTTCATGTCTGCATCAAAATAGGGACTGGCAGAGAAACGAACTCCCCATCCATTAGGTAACTCTGAGGTGAAAGGCATACCTCCTCCTCCTCCTGTTTTATCTCCCATAATGGTTACTTTGGGTAGATAGCGCATCGAATTTACAAAATTGTTGGTTGCACTATATGCATGTCGATTAGTCAATACAACTACTTTTTTTTGCCATCTGATGCTATTGGCGGGCTCAAGATAAATAGCTACCGGATTGGAAAAATCATTGTGTCCTTTTCCTGTTTTATGTTCAACGTATCCCGTTAATATCTTCTCATTCGTAAATCTAGCTGCAAAAGTTGTAGAGTTGCTAAGGTTACCGCCCCCATTGT
This is a stretch of genomic DNA from uncultured Bacteroides sp.. It encodes these proteins:
- a CDS encoding outer membrane beta-barrel family protein gives rise to the protein MKNRSLSILLMMFISTITYAQAPTSFSYTVKGMLLDSLTQEGEPYATIKIVKKNLPDKTVKMAVTDTNGKFKEKLPSSGTYLITITSIGKSTVIKEFTLKSDEKIADLGTLYSSEETNELKGVEIVAQKPLVKVDIDKIEYNIQDDPDSKTNSVLEMLRKVPLVTVDGEDNIKVNGSSSFKVQVNGRPNNMMSNNPTEVLKSMPANSIKYIEVITNPGAKYDAEGIGGILNIVTVGGGFEGYTVTLSGDVSNRGVGGSVYGTVKKDKLTVTGNYSYRKNDYPKSYSDLMREDTKASTHLNTHNSNSNDGSFQYGNLEASYEIDTLRLITLSFGLYGRSNNGNGNGNTELTDAANNSIYSYDMNSNNDNSWYSIRGNIDYQRLFKVKNRMLTFSYKINTRPQTSDSYTRYTNSSIPDEWRQKLNLQDQHSDGETNSSEHTFQADYVTPLGKLHTVETGVKYIIRNNTSDNKFYLADSGSDDYSYSDARSSKYEHLNDILAAYGGYTFRYKAFSAKAGLRYEHTIQDVKYLVGKGRDFKVNLDDMVPSVSLGIKIGKTQNLRGGYNMRIRRPSIYFLNPYRDESNPTSISYGNPELKSEKGHVFTLSYSSFTSKFNLNLSLRHSFNNNGIESYSFLKDGVLNNTYKNIGKSRSSGLSLYANWNASPMTRLYMNASGAYSDYRSPAQGLKNTGWDGFLYGGIQHTFPLEIRLSLNLMGATPQTMLQGRGSGFYDYSMSLNRSFLKKRLTLSAFAGNFLKKYTSSSSHIQGDGFKQSSDNRYSRQRFGVSISYRLGELKASVKKAVRGINNDDVKSGEGEVNEEVK